One window from the genome of Chaetodon trifascialis isolate fChaTrf1 chromosome 20, fChaTrf1.hap1, whole genome shotgun sequence encodes:
- the prrc2b gene encoding protein PRRC2B isoform X2, translating into MSDRLGQITKSKDGKSKYSSLSLFDKYKGKSIETQKNTVVPRHGLQSLGKVATARRMPPPAHLPSLKSENKGNDPNVIIVPKDGTGWANKQEQPDQKSSIASIPQLPELQPQLALQKSVSNLQKPSPVANQENTNTGGPKQWAQLNGKAVEQDGSRASNRLQPFSHEEFPTLKAAGEQDRAGKERSGFDPSYGPGPSLRPQNVTSWREGGGRNLQPSSLTLGLPADPEGKVTALGETGPPQASSHPTSTTGTTSTSVVTAQSPVLDPKEPSLRPAQPVRRTTVPTALQYQLHHTSTAVYHDMLPAFMCSKETREAPGTDHVPTTVAAPARFDSKPSFRQSYAKPELVNGDVKRENRFVRAPPRLSSQPIRRPGDRPQRPAIINPEDLKDLDELDNDCEDGWAGLHEEVDYSEKLKFSDDEDEHGDKNKMWTEWERERDIQRDCQSSLSSGEVSYPQEGPEESYSYQHHHHEPPRKTSGRYLSADTPQKSQGEPLPDQEDHQRQSQAQGPARAKYVSPELSEAVERARRRREEEERRAREERLAACAEKLKKLDEKFGKTERQTSRTDEGQKEGEGKEAPLSPNREQSKSHHENWQYSTKDAGECPPSNSPGHSYREEPGFSSYRGSEDDGQEPSSPSGDYSGRHSSKPVPPRFQKQPQHHQQQQQEQVYKMQHWQQSGHPAPSGSSHAQRGYYPPHVLGFDPRWMMMPPFMDPRMAQGRSPVDYYPGAVHSSGMMKPMMHQDHLNSPGSDEGCHPNLHQERRAPSTEPYPMWNQDGYPLRSFTPPYQRQHDSSDSGQPDDRSDMACSQQDSYEERANDCLAHPQDDLPHHAYQSRVPDREHQHHDQGLLTTAQSHTDSDYPKQDSRDKHLKDGSESQDEALDGSKDNWKRDGGQKQDGGLNSAQSQWSEPSSSSSSSVSQPSEAIGRPLTRRTGPIKKPVLKALKVEDKENEKPKPEPEEKTVPYRLEKEVLTNVYDLKKDNQPASNRRSASPVVEKQPEERQRQSPAPTKTERPLSTHSDDSPKESAWDSGKSQSPRDIQENREPHAPRRNNWIFIDEEQAFGSVRGTGRGRSRGFREFSSRGGTRGGRGGDNLRGAYNNNNNSSGAQRTSRGRAPPRDLVKVEEFQRGKPRRRNVSETLSEASEYEELPKRRRQKGSENGDGYTESGEVRKADRDSWRSNKVYTDDQTNPDSREKVKAGRGFGGRMLPPRLNTTGNYSRNFGGSRDISTWRGRGPQFSSSGGTMQENGYGPGAETTYSRRTPVERETLKYPPKFTGSFMENGTEDREGEYYFDSDNPDRQMLRRRRPPRQDKPPRFRRLRQEREPGSNQWTSEEYINGDFANPWPGRSKASGEDNWPSGHYSGGRSSQHGQAEEWETGSDNSDFGDWREKRGGSGGAATQGHGDIPSDSGHSEPGSGEKRELCKRSFSSQRPLVERQNRKGEPSLLEVSKMARTPDNPPTSSSNRSDSWQNGGTSCKSRGPDESGPVFSIEQPEDREPNEPSGKKLDKELKQGPVKADIAEPLSQYELSSYPIEGDAGGPVSNPDGYQDALSKKQRRPQEDERRRKDQGASVPVKNRTITSKIPPRFAKKQGSMSIEQPEEALSSNNLGTEIWETNSSALSVQSSGGDSWTKQVSYTGSEPNSEDSDAGPEQTKEQHKPGPIGNERSLKHRKGSEGVDRLEGGPITPVNGVDLHVDTVLPVPPIEFGVSAKDSDFSLPPGSTPVPVSNPVNKLQDALTTNTALNQSIPMLRSNHLQPGINLNPISFPSADLTLKMESARKAWENSQSLPEQGSPGGGASGAQPPCSVGSSSGVSYSSFGGVSMPPMPVASVAPSMSMQGNHIPPLYLDGHVFPSQPRLVPPTMTQQQTYQQAAAAQQIPISLHTSLQAQAQLGLRGGLPVSQSQEMFNSIPPFRSQVYMHPNLSQPSPMVLSGGAPLKGPYSAFPGMQPSDMVKPQSGSHYQPMNGSQQLVYDSQMNQGPGMGSSQLMDSQLIQVTMPLPGSQLRYGSAQQHLILPQSIQLQQGQNLSVGAPRRMLPPGSQPAVMTGSREGSQMEMKGFQFSDKPSHSPGISGGSYRPGSASPSGKPSGPGGPVGPLPTHFAQQVPPAQGSMVMHMRPPTTGPFPNPIQRPVMQVNKPVIIRSPPYPNPGRDPPHSTPPSAPEPPVKGPEDGMKNKTMREVRKAVGEGKTPSGGMTSKLQEPLPSAGQAKPARTGAIKPQAVKVEEGKA; encoded by the exons ATGTCCGATCGTTTGGGGCAAATAACCAAGTCCAAGGATGGGAAAAGCAAGTATTCCTCACTCAGCCTATTTGACAAGTACAAGGGAAAATCAATAGAAACTCAGAAAAACACAG tagTTCCGCGACATGGCTTGCAGAGTCTTGGCAAAGTGGCCACAGCCCGGCGCATGCCcccacctgctcacctgccGAGCTTGAAGTCCGAAAACAAAGGAAACGATCCCAACGTGATTATTGTGCCTAAAGACGGTACAGGATGGGCGAACAAGCAGGAACAACCCGATCAAAAGAG TTCTATTGCATCAATACCACAGCTGCCGGAGTTGCAGCCACAGCTGGCTTTACAGAAATCTGTCTCCAATCTTCAGAAGCCCTCACCGGTAGCCAACCaggag aacacaaacacaggtggaCCAAAGCAATGGGCCCAGCTAAATGGAAAGGCAGTAGAGCAAGATG GTTCAAGGGCCTCAAACCGACTTCAGCCCTTCTCTCACGAGGAATTTCCCACGCTGAAAGCAGCTGGAGAACAGGACAGGGCTGGCAAGGAAAGAAGCGGCTTCGATCCGTCGTATGGGCCCGGACCAAGCCTCCGCCCCCAGA ATGTGACGAGCTGGAGGGAAGGTGGTGGCAGGAACCTTCAACCCTCGTCCCTGACCCTCGGCCTGCCAGCAGATCCTGAGGGTAAGGTCACTGCCCTGGGTGAGACTGGCCCCCCTCAAGCGTCATCTCACCCCACCTCTACCACCGGCACAACCTCTACTAGTGTAGTGACTGCTCAGTCACCAGTCCTTGACCCCAAGGAGCCTTCCCTACGACCCGCCCAGCCTGTCCGGAGAACAACCGTCCCTACTGCCCTGCAGTACCAGCTTCACCACACCTCAACTGCTGTCTACCATGACATGTTACCCGCATTT ATGTGCTCTAAAGAGACACGTGAAGCCCCAGGTACAGACCATGTTCCCACCACCGTTGCAGCCCCAGCCCGATTTGACAGCAAGCCCTCCTTTAGGCAGAGCTATGCCAAACCTGAGCTTGTCAA TGGTGATGTGAAAAGAGAGAACCGATTCGTCCGTGCTCCACCTCGACTGTCTTCTCAGCCCATCCGCAGGCCTGGTGACAGGCCGCAACGCCCAGCCATCATTAATCCAGAGGACCTGAAGGATCTGGATGAGCTTGACAATGATTGTGAGGATGGATGGGCTG GACTCCATGAGGAAGTTGATTATAGTGAGAAACTCAAGTTCAGTGATGACGAAGACGAACATGGTGATAAAAACAAGATGTG GACTGaatgggagagggagagagacatcCAGCGTGACTGCCAATCCTCCCTAAGTTCAGGTGAGGTGTCTTACCCACAGGAGGGCCCTGAGGAGAGTTATTCTTACCAACATCACCATCACGAGCCTCCCAGGAAGACCAGCGGCAGATATCTCTCTGCGGACACCCCG CAGAAAAGCCAAGGTGAGCCCCTGCCTGACCAGGAAGATCACCAGCGCCAGTCTCAGGCTCAGGGACCGGCTAGGGCAAAATATGTGTCACCTGAGCTGTCGGAGGCTGTTGAGAGAGCACGCAGAcgcagggaggaggaagagagacgtGCCCGCGAGGAACgactggctgcctgtgctgAAAAACTTAAAAAGCTGGATGAGAAGTTTGGGAAGACTGAAAGGCAGACATCAAGGACAGATGAGGGCCAGAAAGAAGGAGAGGGCAAAGAAGCTCCACTGTCCCCGAACAGGGAACAGAGTAAAAGCCACCATGAGAACTGGCAGTACAgcacaaaag ATGCAGGTGAGTGTCCTCCCAGCAACTCTCCTGGCCATAGTTACCGTGAGGAACCTGGCTTCTCTAGCTACCGTGGCAGTGAGGATGATGGCCAGGAACCCTCCTCCCCATCAGGAGACTACAGTGGACGTCATTCCTCCAAACCCGTCCCACCCCGCTTTCAAAAGCAGccacagcaccaccagcagcagcagcag GAACAAGTGTACAAGATGCAGCACTGGCAACAGTCAGGCCACCCTGCCCCGTCTGGCTCAAGCCACGCCCAGAGAGGCTACTATCCCCCACATGTCCTTGGGTTTGATCCCCGCTGGATGATGATGCCGCCTTTCATGGATCCCCGCATGGCCCAAGGACGATCTCCTGTGGACTACTACCCTGGTGCTGTCCACTCCTCAG gaaTGATGAAACCCATGATGCATCAGGATCACTTAAACAGCCCTGGTTCCGATGAGGGATGCCATCCTAATCTGCACCAGGAGAGAAGAGCCCCTTCCACTGAGCCTTACCCTATGTGGAACCAAGATGGCTACCCTTTGCGCAGCTTCACTCCACCTTACCAGAGACAACATGATAGCTCAGACAGTGGCCAGCCAGATGACAG AAGTGATATGGCCTGCTCCCAACAAGATTCCTATGAAGAGAGGGCCAATGACTGTTTGGCCCATCCCCAAGATGATCTCCCCCATCATGCTTACCAGAGCCGTGTCCCAGACAGAGAACACCAACACCATGATCAAGGCTTGCTAACCACTGCTCAGAGTCATACAGATAGTGATTACCCGAAACAAGACTCTAGAGACAAGCATCTTAAGGACGGCTCTGAATCTCAAGATGAGGCCTTAGATGGCTCCAAGGACAATTGGAAAAGAGATGGAGGCCAGAAACAAGATGGAGGACTCAACAGTGCACAAAGTCAGTGGTCTGAACCCAGTTCTAGTTCCAGTAGTAGTGTCAGCCAGCCATCTGAGGCCATTGGGCGCCCCTTGACTCGCCGAACTGGGCCCATCAAGAAACCAGTTCTTAAGGCTCTCAAAGTGGAAGACAAGGAGAATGAGAAGCCTAAGCCCGAGCCTGAGGAGAAGACTGTACCTTACCGCCTGGAGAAAGAAGTCCTTACTAATGTTTATGACTTAAAGAAAGATAACCAGCCTGCCAGCAACAGGCGCTCAGCCTCACCTGTTGTTGAGAAACAGCCAGAAGAGAGGCAACGTCAATCACCAGCTCCCACCAAAACCGAGAGGCCTCTGAGCACCCACAGTGATGACTCTCCCAAGGAGAGCGCTTGGGACAGTGGCAAGAGCCAGTCACCTAGAGATATCCAGGAGAACCGGGAGCCACATGCACCACGGCGCAATAACTGGATCTTCATTGATGAAGAACAGGCATTTGGTTCAGTCAGGGGAACAGGTAGAGGCCGCAGTCGAGGCTTTAGGGAATTTAGCTCTAGGGGTGGAACCCGCGGTGGCAGAGGTGGAGACAATCTCCGAGGGGcttacaacaacaataacaacagcagtGGTGCTCAGCGTACAAGCAGAGGTCGAGCACCACCAAGGGACCTTGTCAAGGTAGAGGAGTTCCAGAGGGGCAAGCCCAGGAGGCGAAATGTCAGTGAGACCTTGAGTGAAGCCTCTGAGTACGAGGAACTGCCCAAGAGACGTCGCCAGAAGGGATCTGAAAATGGAGACGGTTACACAGAGTCTGGAGAAGTCCGCAAAGCTGATAGAGATTCTTGGAGATCCAACAAGGTGTACACAGATGACCAGACAAACCCAGATTCCAGAGAAAAGGTCAAGGCTGGCAGGGGCTTTGGAGGTCGCATGCTGCCTCCCAGATTGAACACCACTGGAAATTACAGTCGAAACTTCGGAGGATCCAGGGATATTTCTACATGGAGGGGCCGTGGGCCTCAGTTTAGTAGCAGTGGTGGCACCATGCAAGAAAATGGTTATGGTCCTGGAGCTGAGACTACTTACTCCCGCAGAACCCCTGTTGAACGTGAGACTCTCAAGTATCCCCCTAAATTCACTGGCTCCTTCATGGAAAATGGAACAGAAGATCGTGAAGGAGAATACTACTTTGACAGTGACAACCCTGACAGGCAGATGTTAAGGAGACGGCGTCCACCCCGTCAAGACAAGCCTCCACGCTTCCGTCGTCTACGACAAGAACGTGAACCTGGCTCAAACCAGTGGACAAGTGAGGAATACATAAATGGAGACTTTGCAAACCCCTGGCCTGGTCGTTCCAAAGCCAGCGGGGAAGACAACTGGCCCAGTGGCCACTACTCTGGTGGACGCTCTAGCCAACATGGTCAGGCAGAGGAATGGGAGACGGGATCAGACAACAGTGATTTTGGTGACTGGAGAGAGAAGCGAGGTGGAAGTGGGGGCGCAGCTACACAGGGACACGGTGATATTCCCTCAGACTCTGGCCATAGTGAACCAGGCTCTGGTGAGAAGAGGGAGCTTTGCAAGAGAAGCTTCTCCAGCCAGAGACCATTGGTGGAACGGCAGAACAGGAAGGGAGAGCCATCACTGCTGGAAGTGAGCAAGATGGCACGCACACCTGATAATCCCCCTACCTCCTCCTCTAACAGGAGTGACAGTTGGCAGAATGGAGGGACATCTTGTAAGAG CAGGGGCCCAGATGAGTCAGGCCCAGTCTTCAGCATAGAGCAGCCAGAGGACCGGGAGCCCAATGAGCCCTCTGGGAAGAAATTAGACAAGGAGCTGAAGCAAGGACCTGTCAAAGCAGACATAGCTGAACCTCTGTCCCAGTATGAGCTCAGCAGCTACCCAA TTGAGGGGGATGCAGGGGGACCAGTTTCTAATCCAGACGGATACCAGGATGCCTTGTCCAAAAAGCAAAGACGCCCACaggaagatgagaggaggaggaaggaccAGGGAGCTTCA GTGCCAGTGAAGAACAGGACTATCACATCCAAGATTCCTCCACGCTTTGCCAAGAAGCAGGGAAGCATGAGCATCGAACAACCTGAGGAAGCACTTTCTTCTAACAACCTGGGAACTGAAATCTGGGAGACCAACAGCTCAG ctctttcaGTACAGTCGTCAGGGGGAGACTCATGGACTAAACAGGTGTCTTACACTGGGAGTGAGCCCAACTCTGAG GACTCTGATGCTGGCCCAGAGCAGACTAAAGAACAGCACAAGCCAGGGCCCATTGGAAATGAGCGCTCCCTAAAGCACCGCAAGGGCTCAGAAGGTGTTGATAGACTGGAAGGCGGCCCCATCACACCCGTCAATGGTGTGGACCTCCATGTGGACACTGTGCTACCTGTGCCTCCCATTGAGTTTGGTGTCAGTGCCAAAGACTCTGATTTCAGCCTTCCACCGGGCTCCACCCCAGTGCCCGTGTCCAATCCTGTCAACAAGCTTCAGGATGCACTTACCACCAAT ACGGCTCTCAATCAGAGTATCCCCATGCTGCGTTCCAACCACCTGCAGCCTGGCATTAACCTCAACCCCATCTCCTTCCCCAGTGCTGACCTCACTCTTAAG ATGGAATCAGCACGCAAGGCATGGGAGAACTCCCAGTCCCTCCCTGAGCAGGGCTCTCCTGGCGGAGGTGCTTCAGGTGCTCAGCCTCCCTGCAGCGTTGGCTCATCCAGTGGTGTCAGCTACAGTTCCTTTGGAGGGGTCTCCATGCCTCCGATGCCTGTGGCATCAGTTGCACCTTCCATGTCCATGCAAG GTAATCATATTCCCCCATTGTATCTGGATGGTCATGTCTTTCCTAGCCAGCCACGCCTCGTACCTCCCACCATGACCCAGCAGCAGACCTACCAACAG GCGGCTGCAGCCCAGCAGATTCCCATCTCTTTACACACGTCTCTTCAAGCTCAGGCTCAGCTGGGGCTTCGAGGAGGTCTACCGGTCTCCCAGTCCCAAGAGATGTTCAACTCTATTCCCCCCTTTAG gtCCCAGGTTTACATGCACCCCAACCTGTCACAGCCCAGCCCCATGGTGCTGTCGGGCGGAGCCCCTCTTAAGGGGCCCTATTCGGCTTTCCCTGGCATGCAGCCCTCAGACATGGTAAAGCCACAGTCAGGCTCACACTATCAGCCTATGAACGGCAGCCAGCAGCTAGTCTATGACAGCCAGATGAACCAGGGGCCTGGTATGGGTTCCTCCCAGCTCATGGACTCTCAGCTCATCCAG GTGACCATGCCCCTACCTGGCTCTCAGCTGCGCTATGGCTCAGCTCAGCAACATCTCATCCTCCCACAGTCcattcagcttcagcagggACAGAACCTGTCAGTCGGTGCCCCACGTCGAATGCTGCCACCTGGCTCCCAGCCCGCTGTCATGACTGGCAGCCGAGAG GGCTCGCAGATGGAAATGAAAGGCTTTCAGTTCTCCGACAAGCCCAGCCATTCCCCGGGTATATCTGGGGGGTCCTACAG GCCTGGGTCTGCCAGCCCCAGTGGGAAGCCCTCAGGTCCTGGGGGGCCTGTTGGCCCTCTGCCAACACATTTTGCCCAACAG GTCCCACCTGCTCAGGGTAGCATGGTGATGCACATGCGGCCCCCCACCACTGGCCCTTTCCCCAACCCCATCCAGAGACCAGTCATGCAGGTCAACAAGCCTGTAATCATCCGCTCCCCCCCTTACCCCAATCCTGGCCGCGACCCTCCCcactccacccctccctctgcccCCGAGCCCCCTGTCAAAGGGCCAGAGGATGGCATGAAG AATAAAACCATGCGAGAAGTGCGCAAGGCAGTGGGCGAGGGCAAGACACCATCCGGGGGCATGACCAGCAAACTCCAGGAGCCCCTACCCTCCGCAGGGCAAGCCAAACCAGCACGCACTGGAGCCATCAAACCCCAGGCTGTCAAAGTAGAGGAGGGCAAGGCATAA